In Patescibacteria group bacterium, a single window of DNA contains:
- a CDS encoding SHOCT domain-containing protein: MLNYPYYNYSPFTGFFTPFIWIILIFAFVFIIVRIFHPNRHIERMERIKARHGFTSDTALEILKKRYAKGEITKKEFDEMRKHIS; encoded by the coding sequence ATGTTGAATTATCCTTACTATAATTATTCCCCATTTACGGGATTTTTTACTCCATTTATTTGGATAATTTTAATTTTTGCTTTTGTTTTTATTATCGTTCGCATATTTCATCCAAATCGACATATCGAACGAATGGAAAGAATAAAAGCAAGACATGGATTTACAAGCGACACTGCGCTTGAAATTTTAAAGAAGCGCTACGCAAAAGGAGAGATTACAAAAAAAGAATTTGATGAAATGCGGAAACATATTTCATAG